The window ACGACTATGGTTTCGCTTCAAGTGCTCATGGACCATATGGTCCTATGCCTGCATTTCCACCTGGAGGTTATGGAGgtactttttcttttacaatttgtaaattctttttcaaaaatgtcttttcaaaataaagaaacattTTGTTGTGCATAGAGACATAACAGTGGTAGAGTGTTTATGCTACCTTTGGAAGCATAAAGAAATGGATGAAAACTTTTAACATAGATGACCTTAATAGCATATAAAAGATTTGACAGTATGGAATGAAATTAATTTGTAAAGAAATAGGTGTatgaagaatttttttgtttatgaatGAAACTCCCAAGTTACCAAGGGCATATTTGGCAACATGAAACTTCTAAaacaatttcacttttttttttaataaaaaaactcacCTTCAGTCCAAACATCTTGTGCACACCATAACAATGTTTTTctcgaaaataattttcatccaaTCATTTGCATTggtttttgtgatttaaaaaaaccaaaaaaaaaaaaaaaacgtttttcataaaaaagcaCTTGCAAAAATTCTCTCGCCAAATATCATTGCAATGGACGGTTATGGGCCTcaccattttttcaaacttcaataaaAATGTATCCCTTAAAactttctcaatccaaacaaattttCTATGGGCTCCACCCCTTTCAtaaaaccccaccaaaacctacATCTAAAAAGTATCtaagaattttaagaatttgtTTCATCttgatttaagatttttttttaattttattattatatatatttgtttatatttaaaaaaaaaaaactgtatctTGTACTCAAGGTTGGGGCTGTAAACGAGTTCGTCTTCTTTTTTCTAGCTTTAGAATGTAACTAggtatttcttttgtatatttcctgtgtacttgggcttcgcctattacattgtgcttaataaaatttttaacttatcaaaaaaaaaaaaaaaaaaaaaactgtatctAAAATTTTAAGTCATCATGAAGAAATGATGGAAGTGCAAGTTCAATTATGCTGGTACATAAACACGTCTAATGGCtctttatacaataatattatcaatGGCTCTTTATCCAAACAAATGTTCTGCATTCAATGGCATCCAGTGTAGGTTTGGTGCAAGCATGTCCAACACTCTGTTTTGTCTGTGTGCATAACtggttattattttaatgattcAGGCATGGCTTATGGTTCAGGGCCAGCTGCCCATGGATATGGATTTGGCTTTCAAGGACCTCCATGGTCAGGAGGAGTATTACCTGACAATCCTGCTTCTCGTAAACGTCGTGGAGGTATTTCACCattctatcttttaatattgtttGGGAGATTTTCTCATTCCTATAAACGATCATGATTCTTTTGTTAAACTGGAATGCTTATATGGAACTTTTTTCTGTCAGATTCTagattttaacatttttctttatgatttaTTGGAAATCATATTCAGAATTCTTAGCTTTCTTTTAGTTTGTGTTAATGTTTCTGGTTTTGCAATAAATCGTAGTGGGTGAGACTTGGTATTTATAGGGCCTATATGATGCTAGATTGCATATTATAATTCCAAGTGGGCCCTGATTTAGTcctattttcttaaactttagATTTTTCTGAAGCTTGATACCCAGGATTCAATACAGCCCTTTTTGAGTCTCTCTGCAGTGCCACATGCTAATTATTTATGGCAAGCTACATATGTTTGCTACATGcagtttattttacttataaaaaaaattgtttgtacATGCAGGGCCAGATGGTTTTCATGAGGGAGATTGGATTTGTCCCAAATGTGAGAATGTTAACTTTGCCTTTAGAACCACTTGCAACATCAAGAAATGTGGGGCTCCCAGACCTTCTCTTGTAAGTGATTTCTCCGAGAACATATTCGTTGTTTGATATTCTGATGGTTGCCAGTGAGATTTATATCATtgcacaaaattttttcattgcAGTTCTTAATGTTGACTTccttttacttattaaaaagaatgttaatGGAAAGACTGTCTGGGAAGTTGGCCCTAAACCAACTTAGCTATAGTTTGCATAGGTGGTATAGCACTCTGTTGTCCATGGATTGAAACCATTGAGATCCAACTCACAATTGCCTATCACGAAATTGCCCACCACAGTAGAAACTTTCACCAACCTACCTTTCAAACTAGGACCACCCATCTTTTTCCAAATGTCATAAAATCTgtagattctctctctctccctccaagAACTCGCcaaaccatatttttttaataatgcatACTGTGCAATCTGGAGCAATAGGTGCTTCCTGGGATTGATCCCAGGGCTGGTTGTGCCAACTGTCTGGATATCAGCCTAACAATTGCCACTGCAAAAGGCTGtgatattgagagagagaaggggtggGGGGAAGCATGGGGATGGAATTTCCAAGGTTTCTTGCTTGACATTTGGCTGCTGAGAAAATTTGGTATAtaagtggaaaaaatatttaaatgaacaAACTAGAAGGGGAGGGTAGAATGGCTGTAATACCAGGACATAGATATGATCTTTTGtgttaaaattagattgaacgaGTACATTTCTACATCACCCAATACCCCCGATTCAGAATCCTAGTTGGTATAGAATAACCCATACGGTCGGTGAGGAGTGATAGAATAACCCTATCCATAGACTTAAGTGCATGATTTTGTAGCACTTTTTGTCGTTTTGATAAGTTACACTGAGCCAGTAATTTTCATTTGCAAAAGTGATGCCATCTTTGAAGACATTTACAAATTTTGCTTTGAtgatatttttcagttttagcGTGCAAGTTTGCATTACATACCATGCACGTGATGGTGTTTTCAGGTTTAATAGCTCATTTCCTTATAGTTAGTTTGTTTGCTCACCATTCCTTAGCAGGGTCCAAACCCCACAAACACCGGTGCCCCTGAAGGCAGTTGGACTTGTGACAAATGCGGCAATCTTAATTATCCCTTTCGAACTGTTTGCAACCGCAAGGATTGTGGAAACGAGAAGCCAGCCTCTGGCAAGTAGAAAATTTCCTTATTGTGCATGGATAGCTTAAATCCCCCAGTCCTGTGTGTATTAGGGAATCATTTGTTAGCATTAGACTCTTAGAGAATGAGAAAAGAACAAACATGTTCATAGAAGATATAATAGAATCATAttcatatgtatatttattttattttttttaccactTTTTGTGCTGTTAGCCAGTATAACATCTTGTTACTTTGTTTTTCTGGGGAATTTTAGTGATCAATGTGTGGAAATCTGGACCATCCGTCGTTTGGTTATTGAGTACTACTTGTTTAGGTAGTCAATTGATTAGAGCTTTTGCCTGAGGCGATAATCTGTCAAAACTATTTATACTTTAGAGTTCTTTTCTTCATGACTGTTGATGCATATGAGGCTGATACcaaaagattttgtagtttGGCATAAAGTAATGACATTAATAGTTTGGTGATCATATTTTAGAGTGAGTCATAATCTTGAGAGGAATTTCTGAAAACTGAAGTGACGCGAAAGATAATGTAATCTTTACCCTTTgatctattaaaaattaaacttgaactcatctctctctctctctctctctctctctatgtatttgtttattaaaaagtaaagaGGCATGCTACGTACAAGCCGGTGTATTAACACCTATTTATAGTGGGAATTATtgcaattttaaaaaagtaaaaatactaattatttCTTAACAAAGCTGATGTGGAAGGTTTTACATCAGACTGTGTAAAAAATGaggcttataaatagattttttcaaaagaacaaTACTAGTATGCTCTCTTATTTTGTCtctttattttgattgtttatgtatttaacttttttatttactaattaagaaagtgattattagtatattgatatatatattttttaatttttaaaaatatttaaagatgttaaaatgtgaaaaaactgaaaaatataaaaaaaaattgaattttgtcTAGACGGCACGGCACGAGCAACTGTGGGCGTTAACCAAAGAGTGCTTACACCTACAATTATTTTGTTAACTCCTTGATAACACACTTTACGATCAATTAATGCAAAAATATTactacattaaaaataaatttaattttataaagagaaattctatttgcagtcctgaagtggggactgtatgtgcagacacatgcttaaatgagagaaaacattattttaggagggataattttgtaactttacaaaattttaaagttaaaatagcctaggcctgcacatgcagtccccaagtggggactgtacctagcattgctcttttataaaatatatagagtTGAAAGAGAGTTGTAGGCTAATAATTTTCCtttattaaaatagttattatacataatatatgtGCTCTGCCGGGTATTGCCTTTTCGCGAGGGACTTGAGTCAACGAGGCCAAATGCATTGGTGGATTCACAAACGGTCTCTGCCGAGACGGCTTGGTACAGCACGATCGTCCCTCTTGGCGTCGTATAGTGCAAAGCAGTGACAGGAGAAACCCGAAATAAATGAGAGATCAATCCCTTCactatattcatatcattttgtaaAGATCATCAGGTTGAAACTAATGATGAATCGcttattataaataaagatgGAAGAAATCCCCAATGGGCCACcgctttcacaaaaaaaaaaaaaaaaagaaaaaaaaaagagaaatactttaactatatagaggttatacaaaataaacatacaaactcatgtgacttgatgtgatatattatattataaaattaattttatcgtAAAATAAATTCAACAGAATCATAcgaaattacgtcaatttataagtttactcaATGACAACTGAGCATTGGTTTAATTCTTCTGAATGATTcctgcattttttttaagatattgtacTATAATGGTTTGTAGGTGACGGATCCAATGGTTTGTTATGTAGTTCATTTGAAAGCACGAAATTTTCTAGGTTCAATTCCAGCTCATGTATAGATGATATGCTTCTCCCTGCATGCCTAGAGGTCATTTTATCAAAAGAATAGCAATCCAACAAGCCGGCTGTACGTACTATCCAAGAATGTTTGTGTTTTCGAAAGGTACAACTTCAGAGCCACCACCCATTGCTGCCTGTAGTCTGCATCGATCATGACTAAGCTTCGTCAGATGTCTCCGAAGTGACAATGAACCAGATCCATATGAGACACCCAACAACGCATTAAAAACTCccctttttgtttcattttttcataaaactacaaaaaaagTACTTCGATGAGGTAGCCTTTCCCACGTTATAAAGTATCTTCTAATCCTGTGTATTGCAGACCTTCATCTCAATATATTTTCAAGTGAAATTAAGGAATCATATTCATCATTtcacatcacatattttatatattttaaaattatttattattttattttattcttgttaaattaattgagttattctacttatcatccatacaccaaatacttgttatagaaaaaaaaaaatgaaataaatatagtgtgtggtgtgtgaggatgataagtataattattctataatatatagagCAAAGATTTAGCCTCTaaagtatatttacaaaatctctcattttttttttctaaaaaaaaaaaaccaaaatatgttgtttttaaACCCTACCATTTATTATTGGTATATCCTCCCTGAATtaattccttttatatatatacaaatacatgaaaaaaaatatggagatttgttttattttattccaattGGAATATTGACcagattaattattaattttgataccATCATTTGTTATACTTTAGATTATGAAATAGAATTGTCTATAGTATGTATTTTCTTATAACTTGACAACAAAACATATGACAGAGAAATGCTTTATCTACAAaggaattttataaaactaaactcacaaattaacctgttttgatgtggtacgtcaaattataaaattacttttattctAAAGTAAATCTGACATATCATATTaaactacgtcaatttatatattaacttttatgaaatctctttatgattataacatttatatatatatacacacactctTACATATACATAATTGTAAGTTATGGTACGGACGAAGTACGTTGGGTCCAAAGAGGATATATTCAATGCATGGCGGCAAATTTAACAGCCATTTGTAAAGTCCAACTGTATAAGATGAGTGAGCTTCGGATGCAGACGCTAGCCGGAGATGTTCACAAGCCAATGGCATCGTTTTCAAGCACTGCggatctttttcatttcttctgtCTTGATTCTCAGTTTTAGACTTTTCCTAGTTGGCACTAATGTCGATTGGTCGTACATGCAAGTACAGCTATATATACTGTTCCTTTAGTCCCATTCTTGGAGTAATCTGTCCAGCTTTTAGCGCCCTAGGCTCGTTGCAGCTTCAAGGACATGAAGGCTTGATGCGTGAGAAAGAGATTTGAAGGCATCTTTTAGTTTGAAGAATTGGGATCGTTACGTTTTATAGGTGCCAAAATttgctgttttattttttgaattcgTGTTGCTAATGGGATTTCTGGGTTTATTTGTTGCTACTGAGATTGGTGGATATTGAATACCGGATGTATGGTTAATGTTCTATATCCGAGGCCTCATACTTACAGTTATGCAAGAAGTGCATTTTTGAGGATGTCTGCTTTGACAGAGAGAAAAGAGGACAAGGCAatgggttttgatttttctttttccacatATAAAAACAATAGATTGAATTAAGAAGAGGTGGACTCAAATGACTTAACATTCTAGTCGAAATTAAATAAGAAGTACTAACATCAACCTATTTGTTTTATGGATTAGCAAACTCAATGTAAAGGATTGCATGCGTAATGGACTATCTGATCATGCAGATAATCTGGTGAAGACTTTCTTGGTGGAGGGTTGAAGCTAAAGGAAATCCAAAATGGTTGAAATATCGCATTCCCTTGATGCTGTTAACCAGGAAGCTGTTGATCTGgtatgtgttttttcttttaaaaaactcaTAACATGACAAAAGAGATATTAGTGATGAAGGTGCCTGACAGGTTGacattgtttgtttgttttttttttatttgtttgttttcattttgaagATTCATAACTGCAAACCTAGGAATAATAGAACCAAATGCAATCTCCATAGTCAGATGtaaaattaatgagaaaatttGATTCCTTGGTAGAATAAAGTCTGGTTCTGCATTAAAGatcctcttttttcttattcattttctttgttgaaGTACAGTAAGATtggaaaaataaactgaagttgGTTCTTTTGTGTTTGGTTAATGGTGTATCATGGTGATCATTTGATTTGACCAAAAAATGGAAGTAAAAGAGAAGGATGGGAATGCAAAGAATTTTTCCATACTTCAATCTTATTTGTTTGGCACAAAACGATATTCTAAATTGGAAGTTGCTTCTTGTAGGAGAATATACCCCTTAAAGAAGTTTTTGAGCATCTTACTTGTACAAGGGAAGGTTTGACTTCTGATGAAGTTCAAAAGCGACTGGTTTTGTTTGGTTACAACAAACTTGAGGAGAAAAAGGTTGGAGAAGCAGTGTTCAATTGAATCTCTCTGTTTCCTTGCTTTCTATTTCCCCATTATTGCTTCCTCAGTCTCCCTCATTGTATGGGTTCTCTGCTTTTCTACCCTGCTCTaggaaaacaaaatactgaagtTTTTAGGCTTTATGTGGAATCCTTTATCATGGGTTATGGAAGCTGCAGCTATCATGGCCATTGCTCTTACACAGGGAGGGGTAAGTCTATATGAATCTTCGAGTTTTCTCTTTATCTACTCCTGTTTTTCTAATATGGTCGGCTACATGACATTGACCCtgtgagttgaaaaaaattagtacTAATATTAGTCATCATTGAAGACTTCATTGAACCACAGTGAAATCAAGAAGTCCTGAATTCTTTCTGTTCATTAGTTTTCCCTACTAGAAGTTGAAATGACATGTTGAAATTTAGTCAAATTGGAGTCTTTTGTCAATTATTTTGGGGGAGAATGTTGACAAAACCTTATCTGTGCAGCATAAAGATGCAGATTATCATGACTTTGCTGGCATCCTGGTCTTACTAATCATTAATTCTACTATCAGTTTCATAGAGGAAAACAATGCTGGCAATGCAGCTGCTGCTCTTATGGCACGTTTGGCCCCAAAAGCAAAGGTTCTTCTCTTTGCATATTGATATCCTAAGTTCATGACAGCTAAACCTTGCCATCAAGAACTAGTTCCACCTTGTTACTGATTTTCCACTCTGTCAGAGACATCTTATCTTGTTTTCACTTCTAATTATCCTTGATCAGGTACTACGTGATGGAAAATGGGGTGAAGAAGATGCTTCAGTGCTGGTTCCTGGAGACATAATTAGTATCAAACTTGGTGACATTATTCCTGCTGATGCACGTCTTCTTGAAGGAGATCCTTTGAAAATTGATCAGGTAAATATTGTTATTGATCCTTTGAAACTACGTCCTAGTGCCATTATGGCCGAAATATGCATCCCATATTGTTACCTACTAGTCTAACCTCCTGAATttaacatattttctttgtcACTTGCAGTCTGCACTTACTGGGGAATCTCTTCCAGTAACAAAGAACCCTGGTGATGGGGTTTATTCAGGCTCAACATGCAAGCAAGGGGAAATTGAAGCAGTTGTTATTGCAACTGGTGTTCACACTTTCTTTGGAAAGGCAGCTCATCTTGTGGAAAACACTACACATGTTGGGCATTTCCAGCAGGTAATTTACAGAAATTTCATATCCATACTGCCAATCCAAAACACGTTTTAAGCACTCTAGTCAAGAATTTCTCGAaatcataacaataaatattttcatattcatgcTTAATATTATCTAACtgttgaatttaaataattttttttcaggttttaACATCAATTGGAAACTTCTGCATTTGTTCTATTGCTGTCGGGATGTTTATAGAAATCATTGTGATATATGTGATTCACCGCAGGGGATATCGTGTTGGCATTGATAATCTACTTGTCCTACTAATTGGGGGCATCCCAATTGCAATGCCAACTGTTCTTTCTGTTACAATGGCCATTGGTTCACATCGTTTATCACAGCAGGTTTGTGAAGCCACAGCCACTGTCTAGATTGATTTGGAAAATTAATGGCAGTGAATAAGAATGAATTAATGGTTCTCAATTGTGAATATTATTGGATGTTGGGCATTATGTCTTGTGCAGGGTGCCATAACAAAGAGAATGACAGCTATTGAGGAAATGGCTGGAATGGATGTGCTATGCAGTGACAAAACAGGCACACTGACACTAAACAAGCTTACGgttgataaaaatatgattgaGGTAATACTCTTGGTCGCTCTATTTTGCTTTTAGTCTTCATGACATAGCAATGGGCATATTGGATAGCTTCATGGTAGAAACCAAAATGTTAAAAGTTTGATCACATTTTGCCTTGCACATGTGTGCATTTCATGTTACTTTGTCGTTTCCATTCCAAGAGACTCTCTGGTGTACGTCCTGTGTACGTGTGCTATGTCTATTATcttaattgataaaattctttattacttagaaaagaaaaagttttattattccAAGAGACACATCTAAAGAAACAAGATATCGTCTCTACCACTACTAACCCCAACCCAAACAAAAGTGACAATGGAATTCTTGTCTCGTTCTATTGGTTGTCTAGTATACTTGTTTTTTTAAACTTGTGAAATGCTATTTGTGCTTGCTTCATGGGACTTTTCAACCATCCATACCGTTACAGGTTTTTGACAAAGGTGTTGAGAAGGATACGGTTGTACTTATGGCGGCAAGAGCATCAAGGTTGGAGAATCAAGATGCCATTGATGCTGCAATTGTTTCAATGTTAGGCGACCCTAAGGAGGTATTGgactagaaaaatatttatataggtCATTTTCACAGAAAATGGTTCCATTAATGTGTGTGTATGTTCTTTTAAAGAGGATTAtactcaattttatttaatttatgtgtGTGGTGGGTGTGATCAACCGAAGGGTATAAAGATGCTTCTTGTCCGTCTTCCATTGTCATCACCAGCATTTGGTTGTTGCTATTGTCTGCAAAGGGTTATGGGAGTCttacatttctttttcttacaaATCACAACATGTTGAAGACACTCTTTAGAACTGATAGATGTTTGGTTCTGAAACCCAGTTCTAGGAGTTTCTGCAAAATTTATCTTCTCATGATTGCTTATTACCTTGAATTAAGCTTTTTTCTTTTCGCCAAAAAAGGGCTACTTTCATGTAACTCCTCAGTACTCACATTAAGGAGTAAGCCACGGTACAACTACatcaaagaaagagaaaaacaactcatttactataattttattatttttgtaaggcACGAGCTGGAATCCAAGAAGTTCACTTCCTACCATTCAATCCAACTGACAAAAGGACTGCACTTACATACATCGATGGAGCTGGTAAAATGCAGAGAGTCAGCAAAGGTGCACCAGAGCAGGTAGAAACTATAACTTAACTTTCAGTTGTGTTATTAACCTAAAATGTACACCCGCAAGTTCTGAACTCTTTTGCACCTATGCTATCTAGATTCTTAATCTGGCACATAACAAAACGGAACTTGAACGGAAAGTACATGCAATGATTGACAAGTTTGCAGAACGTGGACTACGTTCCCTTGCAGTTGCCCGCCAGGTACCAGTACTCTCTCAAGGTTTCTTCATTGTATCATACACACGTTCCTATCTGTAGTTTCTTGAGAAAAATCTGGTTTCTTTTTCTCTAGGAAGTACCTGCTGGTACCAAAGACCATCCTGGTGGCCCCTGGCAGTTTGTTGGCCTTCTCCCTCTTTTTGACCCTCCTCGCCATGATAGTGCCGAAACAATCAGAAGAGCTTTGGACCTCGGTGTGAGTGTTAAAATGATCACAGGTGAGTGCTAAACTATCATACGGCTCAAATTCATTTACAATGCAAATAAGAGAGCTCTATCCTCTCCAGTCTCCACCACCAGGCATCCTTTCACTTAATTGTCACATTTGTTTCTCAAAGTAATCTCATGACTACAATGCACACAACGAGAGACATCTAATCAATGCAGTACTGATTGCGAGTCAGACTCCAAATCAACAGTAAACTAGTTCGGTTTCAAGCAAAGTCTTAATCCATCCAAACCGCCCTTACCTGAGTATGAGTTCTTGTTCCCCTCCCATAATTAGAAGAGAAGCCTGCAAGGAAAAAACCAGCTGCTCCTATCTACATTTATCTTTAACTCTTCCTAACTTTGGCTTGTACCATTACAAAACTTGTATCGCAGTTCATTCCACACCACCACAATGGGTTCCTACAGAGCTTGCTATGTAACAACAACGAAACCTTAATGCATCTGCTCGGTGATTTCACCTTTTTATAACCCCTGCAGGTGACCAACTTGCAATTGCAAAGGAAACAGGGAGACGACTTGGTATGGGCACGAATATGTACCCCTCTTCATCTCTGCTTGGTAATAGTAAGGATGCGGCAGTTGCTGGTCTCCAAATTGATGAACTCATAGAGAAAGCTGATGGTTTTGCTGGCGTCTTTCCAGGTCAGTGAGGCGGTAATGATAGAGTGAGTCCTTAAATCTTGATTTTCAgaaaatttctaataatacgTTTTTCTCCTTCAGAACATAAGTATGAGATTGTGAAGAAATTGCAAGCTAGAAAGCACATTTGTGGAATGACCGGGGATGGAGTAAATGACGCACCTGCCTTGAAGATAGCTGACATAGGAATTGCTGTGGCAGATTCCACAGATGCTGCTCGTAGTGCTTCAGATATTGTTCTAACAGAACCTGGGTTGAGTGTAATCATTAGTGCTGTTTTAACAAGCCGGGCAATCTTCCAGAGAATGAAAAACTACACGGTAATCTAACAATTACTAgatatattgaagaaattatCAGTCTTGGTTTACGCCTTACTTGTGAGATTAAATGTTGAGACTCTTTATCTTTGCTCCCCTTCATACAGATATATGCTGTTTCTATCACTATACGTATTGTGGTAGGTTCCATTCTAAACTAAGTTCTTGTATatgaaattgtttataattgCAGCCCACAACAAAGCTTGTCTCATTTGCAGCTGATTTTTGTATAACAGCTAGGTTTCTTGGTGCTGAATATCATCTGGAAATTTGATTTCCCTCCTTTCATGGTTCTTGTCATCGCCGTTCTTAATGATGGTTAGCTTGCTACTTTCTTAAACCA is drawn from Juglans regia cultivar Chandler chromosome 5, Walnut 2.0, whole genome shotgun sequence and contains these coding sequences:
- the LOC108990161 gene encoding ranBP2-type zinc finger protein At1g67325-like isoform X1 yields the protein MASTKVDNNRGPFGSKRSRNDASRSDGDWTCPQCGNVNFGFRIVCNRENCSAPRPTINPPAPFSPYNTPPPFYFGGVGAPPLPYGLSSRYGSPVTHSGMRYDYGFASSAHGPYGPMPAFPPGGYGGMAYGSGPAAHGYGFGFQGPPWSGGVLPDNPASRKRRGGPDGFHEGDWICPKCENVNFAFRTTCNIKKCGAPRPSLQGPNPTNTGAPEGSWTCDKCGNLNYPFRTVCNRKDCGNEKPASGK
- the LOC108990161 gene encoding ranBP2-type zinc finger protein At1g67325-like isoform X2; protein product: MASTKVDNNRGPFGSKRSRNDASRSDGDWTCPQCGNVNFGFRIVCNRENCSAPRPTINPPAPFSPYNTPPPFYFGGVGAPPLPYGLSSRYGSPVTHSGMRYDYGFASSAHGPYGPMPAFPPGGYGGMAYGSGPAAHGYGFGFQGPPWSGGVLPDNPASRKRRGGPDGFHEGDWICPKCENVNFAFRTTCNIKKCGAPRPSLGPNPTNTGAPEGSWTCDKCGNLNYPFRTVCNRKDCGNEKPASGK
- the LOC108987764 gene encoding ATPase 11, plasma membrane-type-like isoform X2; the encoded protein is MVEISHSLDAVNQEAVDLENIPLKEVFEHLTCTREGLTSDEVQKRLVLFGYNKLEEKKENKILKFLGFMWNPLSWVMEAAAIMAIALTQGGHKDADYHDFAGILVLLIINSTISFIEENNAGNAAAALMARLAPKAKVLRDGKWGEEDASVLVPGDIISIKLGDIIPADARLLEGDPLKIDQSALTGESLPVTKNPGDGVYSGSTCKQGEIEAVVIATGVHTFFGKAAHLVENTTHVGHFQQVLTSIGNFCICSIAVGMFIEIIVIYVIHRRGYRVGIDNLLVLLIGGIPIAMPTVLSVTMAIGSHRLSQQGAITKRMTAIEEMAGMDVLCSDKTGTLTLNKLTVDKNMIEVFDKGVEKDTVVLMAARASRLENQDAIDAAIVSMLGDPKEARAGIQEVHFLPFNPTDKRTALTYIDGAGKMQRVSKGAPEQILNLAHNKTELERKVHAMIDKFAERGLRSLAVARQEVPAGTKDHPGGPWQFVGLLPLFDPPRHDSAETIRRALDLGVSVKMITGDQLAIAKETGRRLGMGTNMYPSSSLLGNSKDAAVAGLQIDELIEKADGFAGVFPEHKYEIVKKLQARKHICGMTGDGVNDAPALKIADIGIAVADSTDAARSASDIVLTEPGLSVIISAVLTSRAIFQRMKNYTIYAVSITIRIVLGFLVLNIIWKFDFPPFMVLVIAVLNDGTIMTISKDRVKPSPLPDSWKLSEIFATGIVLGSYLALMTIVFFGVAFKTDFFKEKFNVKDISAKETMASAVYLQVSIISQALIFVTRSRGWSFMERPGFLLVTAFVLAQLVATVISATANWTFAGIKSIGWGWTGIIWLYSIVTYFLLDPLKFAVRYAISGRAWDLVVDRRTAFTNKKDFGREAREAAWASEQRTLHGLQSVEAKKFSERSTFRDISLMAEEAKRRAEIARMRELHTLKGKVESFAKLRGLDIDAMNQHYTL
- the LOC108987764 gene encoding ATPase 11, plasma membrane-type-like isoform X1, with translation MVEISHSLDAVNQEAVDLENIPLKEVFEHLTCTREGLTSDEVQKRLVLFGYNKLEEKKENKILKFLGFMWNPLSWVMEAAAIMAIALTQGGNVDKTLSVQHKDADYHDFAGILVLLIINSTISFIEENNAGNAAAALMARLAPKAKVLRDGKWGEEDASVLVPGDIISIKLGDIIPADARLLEGDPLKIDQSALTGESLPVTKNPGDGVYSGSTCKQGEIEAVVIATGVHTFFGKAAHLVENTTHVGHFQQVLTSIGNFCICSIAVGMFIEIIVIYVIHRRGYRVGIDNLLVLLIGGIPIAMPTVLSVTMAIGSHRLSQQGAITKRMTAIEEMAGMDVLCSDKTGTLTLNKLTVDKNMIEVFDKGVEKDTVVLMAARASRLENQDAIDAAIVSMLGDPKEARAGIQEVHFLPFNPTDKRTALTYIDGAGKMQRVSKGAPEQILNLAHNKTELERKVHAMIDKFAERGLRSLAVARQEVPAGTKDHPGGPWQFVGLLPLFDPPRHDSAETIRRALDLGVSVKMITGDQLAIAKETGRRLGMGTNMYPSSSLLGNSKDAAVAGLQIDELIEKADGFAGVFPEHKYEIVKKLQARKHICGMTGDGVNDAPALKIADIGIAVADSTDAARSASDIVLTEPGLSVIISAVLTSRAIFQRMKNYTIYAVSITIRIVLGFLVLNIIWKFDFPPFMVLVIAVLNDGTIMTISKDRVKPSPLPDSWKLSEIFATGIVLGSYLALMTIVFFGVAFKTDFFKEKFNVKDISAKETMASAVYLQVSIISQALIFVTRSRGWSFMERPGFLLVTAFVLAQLVATVISATANWTFAGIKSIGWGWTGIIWLYSIVTYFLLDPLKFAVRYAISGRAWDLVVDRRTAFTNKKDFGREAREAAWASEQRTLHGLQSVEAKKFSERSTFRDISLMAEEAKRRAEIARMRELHTLKGKVESFAKLRGLDIDAMNQHYTL